From Actinoplanes oblitus, a single genomic window includes:
- a CDS encoding response regulator transcription factor: MIRVVLAEDQGMMRSALALLLALEEDIEVVGQSGDGGAVLDLAIELSPDVVVLDIEMPGRSGLDVAADLRGRMPACAVLMVTTFARPGYLRRALEAGARGFLAKDGPVEDLAAAIRAVHAGEEVIDPGLAVAALAAGPNPLTDRERDVLRCAADGATIGAIAGRLFLSPSTVRNYLSTAIGKTGTRNRMAAYRAAQHNGWL, from the coding sequence ATGATCCGGGTGGTGCTGGCCGAGGACCAGGGCATGATGCGCAGTGCCCTGGCGCTGCTGCTCGCCCTGGAGGAGGACATCGAGGTCGTCGGTCAGTCCGGCGACGGCGGCGCGGTCCTGGACCTGGCGATCGAGCTGTCTCCCGACGTGGTGGTGCTCGACATCGAGATGCCCGGGCGCAGCGGCCTGGACGTCGCGGCCGACCTGCGCGGCCGCATGCCCGCCTGCGCGGTGCTGATGGTCACCACGTTCGCCCGGCCGGGATACCTGCGGCGGGCGCTGGAGGCGGGCGCCCGTGGCTTCCTGGCCAAGGACGGCCCGGTCGAGGACCTCGCCGCGGCGATCCGCGCGGTCCACGCGGGCGAGGAGGTGATCGACCCGGGCCTGGCCGTCGCGGCGCTGGCGGCCGGCCCGAACCCGCTCACCGACCGGGAACGCGACGTGCTGCGCTGCGCCGCGGACGGCGCGACGATCGGCGCCATCGCCGGTCGGCTCTTCCTGTCCCCGAGCACGGTACGCAACTACCTGTCCACGGCGATCGGCAAGACCGGTACCCGCAACCGCATGGCGGCCTACCGCGCCGCCCAGCACAACGGCTGGCTCTGA
- a CDS encoding fibronectin type III domain-containing protein — protein sequence MSVEKLRRRAAGIMVLLVTGLCVLIGITRAAAVGEVQAIAGLLTYTVDGDGAVWRIGPDGTLTKLSDPGDNGVAVDVAVGDDGYVYAAVSVPPKIVRFAPDGTPDVWGADLTAPSSLDIGSGDLYVTDSSDAQLYKFDNTGTRSTVAIDGLVSPRGVAVASDGDVFVADYDTGNDHLTRLYRVTDGVASSVGSPLDLGVITAIDVDDDHNVYLAAPDKGEYVKVDADGADTAAPVDGGVGGLAVDEHQNLWATDPGAGTVSRISGSEELETDTITGLTPPVAVTNRTVPLPPTAVTAVARDAGLEVSWEAGSANGSHAITRYTASASGSGQTCSTTDLHCTITGLTNSQAYTVTVTASNTGANDVGRSAPSVASETVTPHVATAPAAPTVTATAGNGQALLTITPGDDGASPITGWEVSVNGGDWAPLVTTESEGVLTATVAGLTNNELATVQVHAVNDIGPGDPATVTVTPVPDAPGAPASLAVTPLDQGAHLVFSAPDDDGGSTITDYQVLTGDGGWGTLSGIQTDQDDGTMQADLSGLVNGTAYTVHLRAVNSTGPGEEVTAEVTPATVPGAPTGLTVAARDSGAHVEFTPPESDGGDAIDHYEVGIDDAEPAPVQTTAVGDTGRLQFDVADLTNGVAYTLHLRAVNGRGPSDEVTETVTPVDLPDAPTALVATPTIRGLHLVFEPPAGDIISYQYSTDDGGTWQDLIGYYPTGDGATTIEGQVNDMIAHVSYPMRVRAVNAGGPGPASEAAAATPIGTPAAPTALSVTLGDTAATLVFEPPTDTGGSEITGYDVSTDDGDNWTQLTTTPTGGDATTVEATVDWLTKGETYTVRVRAKNEAGDGDPSDSRTLAMKWRPGPPAQLNAEPGDEKAKLLFWPPDDDGGDAVTSYEVSVDGGESWTTVDVLTEDGVEDLIGIVSGLPNDVEATVLLRARNSVGAGDPATVTVTPNAAAAWPSPTESPSPSESPSESPSPSESPSESPSASESPSESPSPSASPSESPSPVVTPGESPTPAPTTATPTPTPVPVTPEPITPSPSPVPVTPSPVPVTPSPTAMPTTAAPSATPTTASPSPSAGSASPAPSATSASPEPSATSATPTPSSSNAVPSTSETIPSPAVNTPTPEPTVAPPGSPSGVTVRAGTSSIIVSWSPPADTTGITGYRAVADPGPGSCTTSGTSCVIGAAAGTSYTVTVTALGKGGESAATAAPDQVTPDVPVVPATVPETDKTLETPPGTDNTVAPGGTVTITGSGYAPFSTVTVTLYSDPLDLGTATADAEGKISVTVTIPTGVPFGDHSIVASGVDVNGNPLIRRLDVKAAPKKTASSTPALPTTGPAVLWLLVAGSTIALTGVAARFLVARR from the coding sequence ATGTCGGTGGAGAAGCTGCGGCGTCGCGCGGCGGGAATCATGGTTCTCCTGGTCACCGGACTGTGTGTCCTGATCGGGATCACCCGGGCAGCGGCAGTGGGCGAGGTGCAGGCGATCGCCGGCCTGCTCACCTACACCGTCGACGGTGACGGCGCGGTCTGGCGGATCGGGCCGGACGGCACCCTCACCAAGCTGTCCGACCCCGGTGACAACGGGGTGGCGGTGGATGTCGCGGTCGGCGACGACGGATACGTCTACGCGGCCGTCTCCGTGCCCCCCAAGATCGTCCGGTTCGCGCCGGACGGCACCCCGGACGTGTGGGGTGCCGACCTGACCGCGCCGTCCAGCCTCGACATCGGCTCCGGCGACCTGTACGTCACCGACTCCAGCGACGCTCAGCTCTACAAGTTCGACAACACCGGCACCCGGAGCACCGTCGCCATCGACGGCCTGGTGAGCCCGCGGGGCGTCGCGGTCGCCTCGGACGGTGACGTCTTCGTCGCCGACTACGACACCGGCAACGACCATCTGACCAGGCTGTACCGGGTGACCGACGGCGTGGCCTCGTCCGTCGGCAGCCCGCTGGACCTGGGCGTCATCACGGCCATCGACGTCGACGACGACCACAACGTGTACCTCGCCGCGCCCGACAAGGGCGAGTACGTGAAGGTGGACGCGGACGGGGCCGACACGGCGGCGCCGGTCGACGGCGGCGTGGGCGGCCTCGCCGTCGACGAGCACCAGAACCTGTGGGCCACCGACCCGGGAGCGGGCACGGTCAGCCGGATCAGCGGCAGCGAGGAACTGGAGACGGACACCATCACCGGGCTCACCCCGCCGGTCGCCGTCACGAACCGGACCGTGCCGCTGCCGCCGACGGCGGTCACCGCGGTGGCCCGGGACGCCGGCCTCGAGGTGAGCTGGGAGGCCGGCAGCGCCAACGGATCCCACGCGATCACCCGGTACACGGCGAGCGCCAGCGGGTCCGGCCAGACGTGCTCCACGACGGATCTGCACTGCACCATCACCGGGCTGACCAACAGCCAGGCGTACACGGTCACGGTCACCGCGTCGAACACCGGGGCCAACGACGTCGGCCGGTCCGCGCCCAGCGTCGCGTCGGAGACGGTCACGCCGCACGTGGCGACCGCCCCCGCCGCGCCGACGGTGACGGCCACGGCCGGCAACGGGCAGGCGCTGCTGACGATCACCCCCGGCGACGACGGCGCCAGCCCGATCACCGGGTGGGAGGTCTCCGTCAACGGCGGCGATTGGGCGCCGCTGGTCACCACGGAGTCCGAGGGCGTCCTGACCGCGACGGTCGCCGGCCTGACGAACAACGAACTCGCGACCGTGCAGGTGCACGCGGTCAACGACATCGGCCCGGGTGACCCCGCGACGGTCACCGTGACACCGGTGCCGGATGCGCCGGGCGCCCCCGCCTCGCTCGCCGTCACCCCGCTGGACCAGGGCGCTCACCTGGTGTTCTCCGCGCCCGACGACGACGGCGGATCGACGATCACCGACTACCAGGTGCTGACCGGCGACGGCGGCTGGGGCACTCTGAGCGGCATCCAGACCGACCAGGACGACGGCACCATGCAGGCCGACCTGTCCGGGCTGGTGAACGGGACCGCGTACACGGTGCACCTGCGGGCCGTGAACAGCACCGGGCCCGGTGAGGAGGTCACCGCCGAGGTGACGCCGGCCACCGTCCCGGGCGCGCCGACCGGGCTGACCGTCGCCGCGCGTGACAGCGGAGCGCACGTGGAGTTCACGCCGCCGGAAAGCGACGGCGGTGACGCCATCGACCACTACGAGGTGGGCATCGACGACGCCGAGCCGGCTCCGGTGCAGACCACCGCGGTCGGGGACACCGGCCGGCTGCAGTTCGACGTGGCCGACCTGACCAACGGGGTCGCCTACACCCTGCACCTGCGCGCCGTGAACGGCCGGGGACCCAGCGACGAGGTCACCGAGACGGTGACGCCGGTGGACCTGCCGGACGCGCCGACCGCCCTGGTCGCGACGCCGACCATACGCGGCCTCCACCTCGTCTTCGAGCCGCCGGCCGGGGACATCATCTCCTACCAGTACTCCACCGACGACGGTGGCACCTGGCAGGACCTGATCGGGTACTACCCCACCGGGGACGGCGCGACCACCATCGAGGGACAGGTCAACGACATGATCGCGCATGTCTCCTACCCGATGCGGGTGCGCGCGGTGAACGCGGGAGGCCCGGGGCCGGCCTCGGAGGCGGCAGCGGCCACGCCGATCGGGACACCGGCGGCGCCCACCGCCCTGTCGGTGACTCTCGGCGACACCGCCGCGACCCTGGTCTTCGAGCCGCCGACGGACACCGGCGGCAGCGAGATCACCGGTTACGACGTGTCGACCGACGACGGGGACAACTGGACCCAGCTGACCACCACCCCGACCGGCGGGGACGCGACGACGGTGGAGGCGACCGTCGACTGGCTCACCAAGGGCGAGACCTACACCGTACGGGTCCGCGCGAAGAACGAGGCCGGTGACGGCGACCCGAGCGACTCGCGGACGCTGGCGATGAAGTGGCGGCCGGGCCCGCCCGCGCAGCTGAACGCCGAGCCGGGCGACGAGAAGGCGAAGCTGCTGTTCTGGCCGCCGGACGACGACGGCGGGGACGCCGTCACCTCGTACGAGGTGAGTGTCGACGGTGGCGAGAGCTGGACGACGGTGGACGTGCTGACCGAGGACGGCGTGGAGGACCTGATCGGCATCGTGTCCGGGCTGCCCAACGACGTCGAGGCGACGGTGCTGCTGCGCGCCCGCAACTCGGTCGGCGCCGGCGATCCGGCAACCGTCACGGTGACGCCGAACGCCGCGGCGGCCTGGCCCTCGCCGACCGAGTCGCCGTCGCCGTCGGAATCACCGTCCGAGTCGCCGTCGCCGTCCGAGTCGCCGTCCGAGTCGCCCTCCGCGTCGGAGTCGCCGTCCGAGTCGCCCTCGCCGTCGGCATCACCGTCGGAGTCGCCGTCGCCAGTGGTGACACCCGGCGAATCACCGACCCCGGCACCCACCACCGCGACGCCCACGCCGACGCCGGTACCGGTCACGCCGGAACCGATCACGCCGTCGCCGTCGCCGGTGCCCGTCACCCCGTCGCCGGTGCCCGTCACGCCGTCCCCGACCGCCATGCCGACCACGGCGGCGCCGTCGGCGACCCCGACCACGGCGTCACCGTCCCCGTCGGCCGGCTCCGCCTCGCCGGCCCCGTCGGCCACCAGCGCCTCGCCGGAACCGTCGGCCACCAGCGCGACGCCGACGCCGTCGTCCAGCAACGCGGTGCCGTCGACGTCGGAGACCATTCCGTCGCCGGCGGTGAACACCCCGACCCCGGAACCGACTGTCGCACCGCCGGGCTCCCCGAGCGGCGTCACCGTCCGGGCCGGCACGTCGTCGATCATCGTGTCCTGGAGCCCGCCCGCCGACACCACCGGCATCACCGGCTATCGGGCGGTCGCCGACCCGGGACCGGGCAGCTGCACCACCAGCGGCACCAGCTGCGTGATCGGCGCGGCTGCGGGCACCTCGTACACGGTGACCGTCACCGCGCTCGGCAAGGGCGGGGAGTCGGCGGCGACAGCGGCGCCGGACCAGGTCACGCCGGACGTTCCGGTGGTACCGGCCACCGTGCCGGAGACCGACAAGACGCTCGAGACGCCGCCCGGCACCGACAACACGGTGGCGCCCGGTGGCACCGTCACCATCACCGGCAGCGGGTACGCGCCGTTCTCCACGGTCACCGTCACCCTCTACTCGGACCCGCTCGACCTGGGCACCGCCACCGCTGACGCCGAGGGCAAGATCAGCGTGACGGTCACCATCCCGACCGGGGTGCCGTTCGGTGACCACTCGATCGTCGCCTCCGGCGTCGACGTGAACGGCAACCCGCTGATCCGGCGTCTCGACGTCAAGGCGGCGCCGAAGAAGACGGCCAGCTCGACGCCGGCGCTGCCCACCACCGGCCCGGCGGTGCTCTGGCTGCTCGTCGCCGGCAGCACGATCGCGCTGACCGGTGTCGCGGCCCGCTTCCTGGTCGCCCGCCGCTGA
- a CDS encoding nitroreductase/quinone reductase family protein has product MSDWNAKIIDEFRANEGRVGGPFEGAPMVLVHNRGRKTGRELVIPLMYLPHETDADVIYIFASKAGAPEHPDWYHNLISAGKGAVEVGTETYDVTVREITGDERDRIYAEQARRYPGFAEYEQKTAGIRTIPVLELTRA; this is encoded by the coding sequence ATGAGCGACTGGAATGCCAAAATCATCGATGAGTTCCGCGCCAACGAGGGCCGGGTCGGCGGCCCCTTCGAGGGTGCCCCGATGGTGCTGGTGCACAACCGTGGCCGCAAGACGGGGCGCGAGCTGGTCATCCCGCTGATGTACCTGCCGCACGAGACCGACGCCGACGTGATCTACATCTTCGCCTCGAAGGCCGGCGCCCCGGAGCACCCCGACTGGTACCACAACCTGATCTCGGCCGGCAAGGGCGCCGTGGAGGTCGGCACCGAGACCTACGACGTCACCGTCCGCGAGATCACCGGCGACGAGCGTGACCGCATCTACGCCGAGCAGGCCCGGCGTTACCCCGGCTTCGCCGAGTACGAGCAGAAGACCGCCGGCATCCGCACCATCCCGGTCCTGGAACTGACCCGCGCCTGA
- a CDS encoding MGH1-like glycoside hydrolase domain-containing protein has translation MAESFGAEQRRLRDADTADVPWRRWGPYVSDRQWGTVREDYSPGGDAWDYLSHDMARSRAYRWGEDGIAGFCDDQQWLCLAVALWNGRDPILKERFFGLTNREGNHGEDVKEYYFHVDGTPTHSYQKMIYKYPQNAFPYEDLVLTNRGRDRSQYEYELLDTGIFAEDRYFDVEIEYAKASPEDILARITVHNRGPEAATLRVLPTLWFRNIWSWDRPEPKPELHAAPGNGAAPVVEAVHERLGTRRLTCLGAPDLLFTENETNTDRVFHRPNGSPFVKDAIDRYVVHGEREAVNPAATGTKVAADYTLHVPAGGSAVVRVRLSETAADTSEIAFDNLVASRRAEADEFYLRVLAPQLGEPQRQVARQALAGLLWSKQYFGYDVERWLTGHGKDPLEAGATRNGEWFHMICHDVISMPDKWEYPWFAAWDLGFQAVALSMVDLELAKSQLSLLLSRRYLHPNGQIPAYEWNFGDVNPPVHAWAAHLVHELAKARTGEGDHDWLESVFHQLARNFSWWVNRKDADGNNVFQGGFLGLDNIGVFDRSAPLPTGGTLDQADGTAWMALYCQSMLQIALELSVRDPVYVEQAQAYFEHFAWIAVAVNRKSSTATLWDDEDGFFYDLLRLPGGETRPLRIRSMVGLLPLVAATVYDPALVARFPRLLDDAWDFVARHPSVSSVLTRGRSGTEDGEHLLAFFDEDRLRRVLVRMLDENEFLSPYGIRSLSRSHLTEPFTFPVGDQVYRVSYLPAESDSGLFGGNSNWRGPVWFPVNMLIIRALLNLYVGYGDEFTVECPTGSGQRMNLFEVARELATRLTGIFLPDGNGHRPCHGGQDIFATEHWRDLITFSEYFHGDDGAGLGAAHQTGWTGLVALLPNLFAGLAGPELLAERMSGLFPERK, from the coding sequence ATGGCTGAGAGCTTCGGCGCCGAGCAGCGACGCCTCCGGGATGCCGACACCGCCGACGTGCCGTGGCGGCGGTGGGGACCCTATGTCAGCGACCGGCAGTGGGGTACGGTTCGCGAGGACTACAGCCCGGGCGGGGACGCCTGGGACTATCTGAGCCACGACATGGCGCGGTCCCGGGCGTACCGCTGGGGTGAGGACGGGATCGCCGGCTTCTGCGACGACCAGCAATGGCTGTGCCTGGCCGTCGCGCTGTGGAACGGGCGCGACCCGATCCTCAAGGAGCGGTTCTTCGGCCTGACCAACCGGGAGGGCAATCACGGCGAGGACGTCAAGGAATACTATTTCCACGTCGACGGGACGCCGACGCACTCGTACCAAAAGATGATCTACAAGTATCCGCAGAACGCTTTTCCGTACGAGGATCTCGTCCTGACCAACCGTGGTCGTGACCGGAGTCAGTACGAGTACGAGCTGCTCGACACCGGCATCTTCGCCGAGGATCGGTACTTCGACGTCGAGATCGAGTACGCGAAGGCCTCCCCCGAGGACATCCTGGCGCGGATCACCGTGCACAACCGGGGTCCCGAGGCGGCCACCCTGCGGGTCCTGCCGACGCTCTGGTTCCGCAACATCTGGTCCTGGGACCGGCCCGAGCCCAAGCCCGAGCTGCACGCGGCCCCCGGCAACGGCGCCGCGCCGGTCGTCGAGGCGGTGCACGAGCGGCTCGGCACCCGCCGGCTGACCTGCCTGGGCGCGCCCGACCTGCTGTTCACCGAGAACGAGACGAACACCGATCGGGTGTTCCACCGGCCGAACGGCAGCCCGTTCGTCAAGGACGCCATCGACCGCTACGTGGTACACGGGGAGCGGGAGGCGGTCAACCCGGCGGCCACCGGCACGAAGGTCGCCGCCGACTACACCCTGCACGTGCCGGCCGGCGGTTCGGCAGTGGTCCGGGTCCGGCTGAGCGAGACGGCCGCCGACACCTCGGAGATCGCGTTCGACAATCTGGTGGCCTCGCGGCGGGCCGAGGCCGACGAGTTCTACCTGCGGGTGCTCGCCCCGCAGCTGGGCGAGCCGCAACGGCAGGTGGCCCGGCAGGCGCTGGCCGGCCTGCTGTGGAGCAAACAATATTTCGGGTACGACGTCGAGCGGTGGCTGACCGGGCACGGCAAGGACCCGCTGGAGGCGGGCGCGACGCGCAACGGCGAGTGGTTCCACATGATCTGCCACGACGTGATCTCGATGCCGGACAAGTGGGAGTACCCCTGGTTCGCCGCCTGGGACTTGGGCTTCCAGGCAGTCGCCCTAAGTATGGTCGACCTGGAGCTCGCGAAGAGCCAGCTGAGCCTGCTGCTGAGCCGGCGATACCTGCATCCCAACGGGCAGATTCCGGCGTACGAATGGAACTTCGGTGACGTCAATCCGCCGGTGCACGCGTGGGCGGCGCACCTGGTCCACGAATTGGCGAAGGCACGCACCGGTGAGGGCGACCACGACTGGCTGGAAAGCGTGTTCCATCAGCTGGCCCGCAATTTCAGCTGGTGGGTGAACCGCAAGGACGCCGACGGCAACAACGTGTTCCAGGGTGGCTTCCTCGGCCTGGACAACATCGGGGTGTTCGACCGCAGCGCGCCGCTGCCCACCGGCGGCACGCTCGACCAGGCCGACGGGACCGCGTGGATGGCGCTGTACTGCCAGAGCATGCTGCAGATCGCCCTGGAGCTGTCGGTGCGCGACCCGGTCTACGTCGAGCAGGCACAGGCGTACTTCGAGCATTTCGCGTGGATCGCGGTGGCGGTGAACCGCAAGTCGAGCACGGCGACGCTCTGGGACGACGAGGACGGCTTCTTCTACGACCTGCTGCGGCTGCCCGGCGGCGAGACCCGGCCGCTGCGGATCCGCTCGATGGTCGGGCTGCTGCCGCTGGTGGCCGCCACGGTGTACGACCCGGCGCTGGTCGCCCGGTTCCCGCGGCTGCTCGACGACGCGTGGGACTTCGTCGCCCGGCACCCCAGCGTCAGCTCGGTGCTGACCCGGGGGCGGTCCGGTACCGAGGACGGCGAGCATCTGCTGGCGTTCTTCGACGAGGACCGGCTGCGGCGCGTCCTGGTGCGGATGCTCGACGAGAACGAGTTCCTCAGTCCGTACGGGATCAGGTCGCTCTCCCGCTCGCATCTGACCGAGCCGTTCACCTTCCCGGTCGGCGACCAGGTCTACCGGGTGTCCTATCTGCCCGCCGAGTCGGACAGCGGCCTGTTCGGCGGTAACTCGAACTGGCGGGGGCCGGTCTGGTTCCCGGTCAACATGCTGATCATCCGGGCGCTGCTCAACCTCTACGTCGGGTACGGCGACGAGTTCACCGTCGAGTGCCCGACCGGTTCCGGGCAGCGGATGAACCTCTTCGAGGTGGCCCGGGAACTCGCCACCCGGCTGACCGGGATCTTCCTGCCGGACGGGAACGGGCACCGGCCCTGTCATGGCGGGCAGGACATCTTCGCCACCGAGCACTGGCGGGATCTGATCACGTTCTCCGAGTACTTCCACGGCGACGACGGCGCCGGGCTGGGCGCGGCGCACCAGACCGGGTGGACCGGCCTGGTGGCGCTGCTGCCGAACCTGTTCGCCGGGCTGGCCGGTCCGGAGCTGCTGGCCGAGCGGATGTCCGGGCTCTTCCCGGAGCGCAAATAG
- a CDS encoding carbohydrate-binding module family 20 domain-containing protein — MQNRTAARAGLVAAGLVAAVLGITGPALAAPAAVAAAPVTAGATEVAPIAATFNVTADFTSWGQNVYVVGNVPALGGWDTTKAVPLTTTSSTFPAWTGGAALPPNTYVEYQYIVKNPNGSVARWEKGFQQNRTTITPPTGTYITHDTFGGY; from the coding sequence ATGCAGAATCGCACCGCCGCCCGCGCCGGCCTGGTCGCCGCCGGGCTCGTCGCCGCCGTCCTCGGGATCACCGGTCCGGCCCTGGCCGCCCCGGCCGCCGTCGCCGCGGCGCCGGTGACCGCCGGCGCCACCGAGGTCGCGCCGATCGCCGCCACCTTCAACGTCACAGCGGACTTCACCAGCTGGGGCCAGAACGTCTACGTGGTGGGCAACGTCCCGGCGCTGGGCGGCTGGGACACCACGAAGGCCGTCCCGCTCACCACCACCAGCTCGACGTTCCCGGCCTGGACCGGTGGCGCCGCGCTGCCGCCCAACACCTACGTCGAGTACCAGTACATCGTGAAGAACCCGAACGGCAGCGTCGCCCGCTGGGAGAAGGGCTTCCAGCAGAACCGGACCACGATCACCCCGCCGACCGGCACCTACATCACCCACGACACCTTCGGCGGTTACTGA
- a CDS encoding GAF and ANTAR domain-containing protein, producing MGHIGGDDLAVALSELARSLQSEQDERHTLDAITAAAVDTVPGTQYAGLMVVGHHREADTRAATDDLVRQVDQAQYDTGEGPCLEAVHRAEIVRLPDLTREGRWPAFARRAADLGIRSMLSFQLYVEAGSLGALNLYSRAPEAFTDESEHVGHLFAAHAAVALSGARRQERCGHTIETRDLIGQAKGILMERYSATADQAFRLLIEVSRRTGTRLIDVARHLTDTGQLRPDALTSPVLADAQPGAH from the coding sequence ATGGGGCACATCGGGGGCGACGACCTGGCCGTCGCGCTGAGCGAGCTGGCCCGGTCGTTGCAGAGTGAACAGGACGAACGGCACACCCTGGACGCGATCACCGCGGCCGCGGTGGACACCGTGCCCGGCACCCAGTACGCCGGCCTCATGGTTGTCGGACACCATCGCGAGGCCGACACCCGCGCCGCGACCGACGACCTGGTCCGGCAGGTGGATCAGGCCCAGTACGACACCGGGGAGGGCCCCTGCCTGGAGGCGGTCCACCGGGCGGAGATCGTGCGTCTCCCCGACCTGACCCGCGAGGGCCGCTGGCCCGCCTTCGCCCGCCGCGCCGCGGATCTCGGCATCCGCAGCATGCTGTCGTTCCAGCTCTACGTCGAGGCCGGCAGCCTCGGCGCGCTGAACCTGTACTCCCGGGCCCCGGAGGCCTTCACCGACGAGTCGGAACACGTCGGCCACCTGTTCGCCGCGCACGCCGCGGTCGCCCTGTCCGGGGCCAGGCGGCAGGAGCGGTGCGGGCACACCATCGAGACGCGCGACCTCATCGGCCAGGCCAAGGGGATCCTGATGGAGCGCTACTCGGCCACCGCCGACCAGGCGTTCCGCCTGCTGATCGAGGTGAGCCGGCGCACCGGCACCAGGCTCATCGACGTGGCCCGGCACCTCACCGACACCGGCCAGTTGCGACCGGACGCCCTGACCTCACCTGTTCTCGCGGACGCCCAGCCGGGGGCTCACTAG
- a CDS encoding maleylpyruvate isomerase N-terminal domain-containing protein → MRIGPRYGSDPLIVLDGDPAAVVAPLLGQRRRLADTLAGFDEAAWSAQSRCTAWSNRDVVVHLTITNRFWTHSIVQARLGRPTRMLADFDPVQDPDALVRAVPPEPVADTLAAFRSTTEALADCLAELSPQEWTWPAESPLGHVPVTVLAHHALWDGWVHERDIAAGVDARCVTVDDEVRPALRFVAAFAAALDLVGATGAARPSRRAAVVTVDPDVAFTVEVNDQVRVTDGVAPGVPVALRGRTTDVLEGLSVRAPLPVDAEYRWLTDGLQRTFEAAADPRA, encoded by the coding sequence ATGAGGATCGGACCCCGGTACGGCAGTGACCCGCTGATCGTTCTCGACGGTGACCCGGCGGCCGTCGTGGCGCCTCTCCTCGGCCAGCGCCGCCGGTTGGCCGACACCCTCGCCGGCTTCGACGAGGCGGCCTGGTCGGCGCAGAGCCGGTGCACGGCGTGGAGCAACCGGGACGTGGTGGTGCACCTGACCATCACGAACCGTTTCTGGACGCACTCGATCGTCCAGGCACGGCTGGGCCGGCCCACCAGGATGCTGGCCGATTTCGATCCGGTGCAGGACCCGGATGCCCTCGTGCGGGCTGTTCCACCGGAGCCGGTGGCGGACACCCTCGCCGCGTTCCGGTCCACCACCGAGGCGCTGGCCGACTGCCTGGCGGAGCTGAGCCCGCAGGAGTGGACGTGGCCAGCGGAGAGTCCGCTGGGTCACGTACCGGTGACCGTCCTGGCCCATCATGCCCTCTGGGACGGTTGGGTACATGAACGCGACATCGCCGCCGGGGTCGACGCACGCTGCGTCACGGTCGACGATGAGGTGCGCCCCGCGTTGCGGTTCGTCGCCGCGTTCGCGGCCGCCCTCGACCTGGTCGGCGCCACCGGGGCGGCCCGGCCGTCCCGCCGGGCCGCTGTGGTGACCGTTGATCCTGACGTCGCCTTCACCGTCGAGGTGAACGACCAGGTGCGTGTCACCGACGGTGTTGCACCCGGCGTCCCCGTCGCTCTGCGGGGCCGGACCACCGACGTCCTGGAAGGGCTCAGCGTGCGCGCGCCCCTGCCCGTCGACGCTGAGTACCGGTGGTTGACCGACGGCCTCCAGCGAACCTTCGAAGCGGCCGCGGATCCCCGAGCTTGA
- a CDS encoding ribosomal protein L7/L12: MEWIVPFAALLPLMLVVLVVAIGRRSAVDHRVHRLAAIERKLDLIMAHLGIHEPEPDVPGMVLQELLAGRKIQAIKEYREATGAGLKEAKDAVELLARQRGLG, translated from the coding sequence ATGGAGTGGATCGTGCCGTTCGCCGCGCTGCTGCCCTTGATGCTGGTGGTTTTGGTAGTCGCCATCGGCCGCCGCAGCGCCGTGGATCATCGGGTGCACCGGCTGGCGGCAATCGAACGCAAGTTGGACCTGATCATGGCACACCTGGGTATCCACGAACCCGAGCCTGACGTTCCCGGGATGGTCCTGCAGGAACTGCTTGCGGGCCGGAAGATCCAGGCGATCAAGGAGTACCGGGAGGCGACGGGTGCCGGCCTCAAAGAGGCCAAGGACGCCGTCGAGCTCCTCGCCAGGCAGCGTGGCTTGGGGTGA